Proteins encoded within one genomic window of Xylophilus sp. GOD-11R:
- a CDS encoding peptide chain release factor 3 has product MSSNFLAETRRRRTFAIISHPDAGKTTLTEKLLLFSGAIQIAGSVKARKASRHATSDWMEIEKQRGISVASSVMQMAYRDHVVNLLDTPGHKDFSEDTYRVLTAVDSALMVIDAANGVEAQTRRLIEVCRQRDTPIITFVNKMDREVREPLDILDEIERELGMPCVPMTWPVGQGKSFGGIVNLRTQAMTVFESGSERLPQDFETVPLTEQDTLRQRFGGEWDTAMESMELATGASPAWDREAFLAGKQTPVFFGSGVNNFGVMEVLDALVDLAPSPQPRISTTVVNRQPVVKEIRPEDPDFAGVVFKVQANMDANHRDRIAFVRMAAGKYTPGMKLKVQRTAKELRPTSVVTFMSQRREAVDEAYAGDIIGFTTHGGVQLGDTITDGAALQFTGLPFFAPELFMTVILKNPLRTKQLQQGLAQLGEEGAIQVFKPDAGGAMLLGAVGQLQFEVVQHRLKTEYDADVRLEGCQYTGARWITADNAADLRAFTDAYPLRLAHDAANTLAYLCTSPYDVRLAQERFPKIHFHPLREHAGLALQNAG; this is encoded by the coding sequence ACCCGCCGCCGCCGCACCTTCGCCATCATTTCCCACCCTGACGCGGGCAAGACCACGCTGACGGAAAAGCTGCTGCTGTTCTCCGGTGCGATCCAGATCGCCGGCTCGGTGAAGGCACGCAAGGCCAGCCGCCACGCCACGTCCGACTGGATGGAAATCGAGAAGCAGCGCGGCATCTCGGTGGCGTCGTCGGTCATGCAGATGGCCTACCGCGACCACGTCGTCAACCTGCTCGACACGCCCGGCCACAAGGACTTCTCCGAAGACACCTACCGCGTGCTCACCGCCGTCGACTCCGCCCTGATGGTGATCGACGCGGCCAACGGCGTCGAAGCGCAGACCCGCCGGCTCATCGAGGTCTGCCGCCAGCGCGACACGCCCATCATCACTTTCGTCAACAAGATGGACCGCGAGGTGCGCGAGCCGCTGGACATCCTCGACGAGATCGAGCGCGAACTCGGCATGCCCTGCGTGCCCATGACCTGGCCGGTGGGCCAGGGCAAGAGCTTTGGCGGCATCGTCAACCTGCGCACGCAGGCCATGACCGTGTTCGAATCCGGCTCCGAGCGCCTGCCGCAGGACTTCGAGACCGTTCCCCTGACCGAGCAGGACACCCTGCGCCAGCGCTTCGGCGGCGAATGGGACACCGCCATGGAAAGCATGGAACTTGCCACCGGCGCATCGCCCGCCTGGGACCGCGAGGCCTTTCTTGCCGGCAAGCAGACACCCGTGTTCTTTGGCTCGGGCGTGAACAACTTCGGCGTGATGGAGGTGCTCGACGCGCTGGTCGACCTGGCCCCGTCGCCACAACCACGCATCAGCACCACCGTGGTCAACCGGCAGCCGGTGGTCAAGGAAATCCGGCCGGAAGACCCGGACTTCGCCGGCGTGGTGTTCAAGGTGCAGGCCAATATGGACGCCAATCACCGCGACCGCATCGCCTTCGTGCGCATGGCCGCCGGCAAGTACACGCCCGGCATGAAACTCAAGGTGCAGCGCACCGCCAAGGAACTGCGGCCGACCTCGGTCGTCACCTTCATGAGCCAGCGCCGCGAGGCGGTGGACGAAGCCTACGCGGGCGACATCATCGGCTTCACCACGCACGGCGGCGTGCAGCTCGGCGACACCATCACCGACGGTGCCGCGCTGCAGTTCACCGGCCTGCCCTTCTTCGCGCCGGAACTCTTCATGACCGTCATCCTGAAGAACCCGCTGCGCACCAAGCAGCTGCAGCAGGGCCTGGCCCAGCTCGGCGAGGAAGGCGCGATCCAGGTCTTCAAGCCCGACGCCGGCGGCGCGATGCTGCTCGGCGCGGTCGGGCAGCTGCAGTTCGAAGTGGTGCAGCACCGGCTCAAGACCGAATACGACGCCGACGTGCGCCTGGAAGGCTGCCAGTACACCGGCGCCCGCTGGATCACCGCCGACAATGCCGCCGACTTGCGCGCCTTCACCGACGCCTATCCCTTGCGACTGGCGCACGACGCGGCCAACACGCTGGCCTACCTGTGCACCAGCCCCTACGACGTGCGGCTGGCGCAGGAGCGCTTTCCCAAGATCCACTTCCATCCGCTGCGCGAACACGCCGGACTGGCGCTGCAGAACGCGGGCTGA
- a CDS encoding ArnT family glycosyltransferase: MLPTLGYAAGLYLCLACALLAAWGAGSRGLRCIGADRPDEAGGPATAVVVGTGLYICLFQVLAIAGWFRAAPVLLSLGVGLLVGAHEAWRSRRRQAPPARLAWTLGEGAAFCLMLAVALPTFIRPLGVPLVWDELMYHLPHARLWAQEGTLAIHEWLRYPRFPYNVDLLFAACLLLGSDVATHLVSASAGWLAACIIYRLGVRYLDRITACIATAFWFVLTISEYNRAYVDMPVALFTVAALAGFLRWQELRACQEQAARGWLAASAFCMGIAVGSKYQALMVLPLFAVSLVRHDRRPSTWAWVLSALLLPAGYWYARNAWQTGDPFSPIGGRIFGFHDWNAEDLRLQFEDLRRHAAWPEPWLVAAVWVPFFPALRQRAGVRAAIVAAAYLVATWAVSSRYPRYLMVAYPLLSLLAAAGWMEALRLIARRVSRSRRPPRGLPGRPAIALVLVTIVAVVLAAATKTQLFQRIASTHDEREAVLTARVTGYPVLAWLREHPSGKVYQMGLEETLYYAPARTHGDGFGPWRYRDYIGLEPQALHQALRRQDFDALLIHTGRMPNVTSKPGFDRWFHLMFAHEGVALYRLDTAPAP; encoded by the coding sequence ATGCTGCCGACGCTGGGCTATGCCGCCGGCCTCTATCTGTGCCTGGCCTGCGCCCTGCTCGCGGCCTGGGGCGCCGGCTCGCGCGGCCTGCGCTGCATCGGTGCGGATCGGCCCGACGAGGCTGGCGGGCCGGCCACGGCCGTGGTCGTCGGCACGGGTCTCTACATCTGCCTGTTCCAGGTCCTGGCGATCGCCGGCTGGTTCCGCGCGGCGCCGGTCCTTCTGTCGCTGGGCGTGGGCCTGCTCGTCGGCGCGCACGAGGCCTGGCGGAGCCGACGCCGCCAGGCGCCGCCCGCGCGTCTGGCCTGGACACTCGGTGAGGGCGCGGCTTTCTGTCTGATGCTCGCGGTGGCGTTGCCCACGTTCATCCGCCCGCTCGGTGTGCCGCTGGTCTGGGACGAACTCATGTACCACTTGCCGCATGCCCGTCTTTGGGCGCAGGAAGGCACGCTGGCGATCCACGAATGGCTGCGCTACCCCCGGTTTCCCTACAACGTCGACCTGCTCTTCGCCGCCTGCCTGCTGCTGGGCAGCGACGTGGCGACGCATCTGGTCAGCGCCAGCGCCGGCTGGCTGGCCGCCTGCATCATCTACCGCCTCGGGGTGCGCTACCTCGACCGCATCACCGCCTGCATCGCCACCGCGTTCTGGTTCGTGCTGACGATCAGCGAATACAACCGCGCCTATGTCGACATGCCGGTCGCCCTGTTCACCGTGGCGGCCCTGGCCGGCTTCCTCCGCTGGCAGGAACTGCGCGCATGCCAGGAGCAGGCCGCGCGAGGATGGCTCGCCGCCAGCGCCTTCTGCATGGGCATCGCCGTCGGCTCCAAATACCAGGCGCTGATGGTGCTACCCCTGTTCGCCGTGTCGCTCGTGCGGCACGACCGGCGGCCGTCGACCTGGGCCTGGGTGCTGTCGGCGCTGCTGCTGCCCGCAGGCTATTGGTATGCGCGCAACGCATGGCAGACCGGCGATCCCTTTTCGCCCATAGGCGGGCGCATTTTCGGATTTCACGACTGGAACGCCGAAGACCTCCGGCTCCAGTTCGAAGATCTCCGTCGCCATGCCGCGTGGCCGGAGCCCTGGCTCGTCGCCGCCGTGTGGGTACCGTTCTTCCCGGCCCTGCGCCAGCGCGCCGGCGTGCGCGCTGCGATCGTGGCTGCCGCCTACCTGGTAGCGACCTGGGCGGTCAGCTCCCGCTACCCGCGCTATCTGATGGTGGCCTATCCGCTGCTCTCGCTGCTGGCGGCAGCGGGGTGGATGGAAGCATTGCGCCTGATCGCCAGACGGGTGTCCCGAAGCAGAAGGCCGCCTCGCGGCCTGCCGGGGCGCCCGGCGATCGCCCTCGTGCTGGTCACGATCGTGGCCGTGGTCCTGGCGGCGGCGACCAAGACCCAGCTGTTTCAGCGGATCGCGTCCACGCACGACGAGCGCGAGGCGGTGCTCACCGCGCGCGTGACCGGTTATCCCGTGCTCGCCTGGTTGCGCGAGCATCCGTCGGGCAAGGTCTACCAGATGGGACTGGAAGAGACGCTCTATTACGCGCCTGCCCGCACGCACGGCGACGGTTTTGGCCCATGGCGTTACCGGGACTACATCGGCCTGGAGCCGCAGGCGCTGCACCAGGCCTTGCGCCGGCAGGATTTCGATGCCCTGCTGATCCATACCGGGCGCATGCCCAACGTCACATCGAAACCGGGCTTCGACCGATGGTTCCACCTGATGTTCGCGCACGAAGGCGTGGCACTCTACCGTCTCGACACCGCCCCCGCTCCATGA
- a CDS encoding glycosyltransferase family 2 protein, with the protein MNPTTAALPRIAVLLPCYNEAGAIGQVIRDCRAALPEAVIHVFDNVSTDPTAVVARAHQARVITVPLRGKGNVVRRMFADVEADIYLLVDGDATYDVSGARRLIEHFVDNGLDMLVGARVEHEPDARAYRPGHRWGNRALSSAVGQVFGGEFSDMLSGLRVFSRRYVKSFPATSRGFEIETELTIHALELRMPWSELPVAYFERPAGTHSKLSTFRDGWRILRTVARLFSSERPMIFFSLVGALLAIASLVLAAPVVMGYWQTGLVPRLPTAVLSVGVMLAGMLSLVCGLVLHTVTLGRQEAKRLAYLAQPLWRRDGP; encoded by the coding sequence ATGAACCCCACCACCGCTGCCCTCCCCCGGATCGCCGTCCTGCTGCCTTGCTACAACGAGGCGGGAGCGATCGGCCAGGTCATCCGCGACTGCCGCGCGGCGCTGCCCGAGGCCGTGATCCACGTCTTCGACAACGTCTCGACCGACCCCACCGCAGTCGTGGCCCGGGCGCACCAGGCCCGTGTGATCACCGTACCCCTGCGGGGCAAGGGCAATGTGGTGCGCCGCATGTTCGCCGACGTCGAGGCCGACATCTATCTGCTGGTCGACGGCGACGCCACCTACGATGTCTCCGGTGCCCGTCGACTGATCGAGCATTTCGTCGACAACGGCCTGGACATGCTGGTCGGCGCACGGGTCGAACACGAGCCCGACGCGCGGGCCTACCGGCCCGGCCATCGTTGGGGCAACCGGGCGCTGAGCTCGGCGGTCGGCCAGGTGTTCGGCGGCGAGTTCAGCGACATGCTTTCGGGCCTGCGGGTGTTCTCGCGCCGCTACGTGAAGTCGTTTCCCGCGACCTCTCGCGGCTTCGAGATCGAAACGGAACTCACCATCCACGCCCTCGAACTGCGCATGCCCTGGAGCGAACTGCCGGTCGCCTATTTCGAACGTCCGGCCGGCACGCATAGCAAGCTCTCCACCTTCCGCGATGGATGGCGCATCCTGCGCACCGTCGCACGCCTGTTCTCCAGCGAACGGCCGATGATCTTCTTCTCGCTCGTGGGCGCCCTGCTGGCGATCGCATCGCTGGTGTTGGCAGCACCGGTGGTCATGGGCTATTGGCAAACCGGACTGGTGCCGCGACTGCCGACCGCCGTGCTGTCGGTGGGCGTGATGCTGGCGGGCATGCTGTCGCTGGTCTGCGGATTGGTGCTGCACACCGTCACCCTGGGCCGGCAGGAAGCCAAGCGACTGGCCTATCTCGCCCAGCCCCTCTGGCGACGCGACGGCCCATGA
- a CDS encoding GtrA family protein, whose product MTPAPYRQQILRFALVGAAGFLVDAAVLYAVADRAGWYAGRLLSFWAAASLTWLLNRRFTFASARGPAAAEYGRYLLAMLGGAAVNYAVYVAMLQSPLAPIFAVAAGSIAGMAVNYTSARKLVFRDRIKKP is encoded by the coding sequence ATGACGCCGGCGCCGTATCGACAGCAGATCCTGCGCTTCGCACTCGTCGGCGCGGCCGGGTTCCTGGTCGACGCTGCCGTGTTGTACGCGGTGGCCGACCGGGCAGGTTGGTACGCCGGCCGACTCCTCTCCTTCTGGGCGGCCGCATCGCTCACCTGGCTGCTGAACCGCCGCTTCACCTTCGCCAGCGCACGCGGGCCCGCCGCGGCCGAATACGGCCGTTACCTGCTCGCGATGCTGGGCGGCGCGGCAGTCAACTACGCGGTGTACGTGGCGATGCTGCAGAGCCCGCTGGCCCCGATCTTCGCCGTGGCGGCCGGCAGCATCGCGGGCATGGCGGTCAATTACACGTCGGCGCGCAAGCTCGTCTTTCGGGATCGGATCAAGAAGCCATGA
- a CDS encoding HAD-IIB family hydrolase: MTIAPLADWPVDPRRRLVGVFTDIDDTLTTDGAITPDALAALGALRACGLHRIAITGRPVGWSLPFAAAWPLDALVAENGAVALVPVARSGGGVEVQRLYRDDATTRAERFTRLQEVLTRIEREVPGAVRATDSPGRETDIAIDHSEFARLDEASIAAVVALMRAEGLNATVSSIHINGWLGDHDKLVGAHWVVRALLGRGLDAEIDRWAYVGDSTNDQLMFGALANSVAVANVRRFLPQLRQLPRYITRSERGAGFAEVARAVLEVHPGSA, from the coding sequence ATGACCATCGCGCCACTGGCAGACTGGCCTGTCGACCCCCGCCGGAGACTGGTGGGCGTATTTACCGACATCGACGACACGCTCACGACCGACGGCGCCATCACGCCCGACGCGCTTGCCGCGCTCGGCGCGCTGCGGGCGTGCGGCCTGCACCGCATCGCCATCACCGGCCGCCCCGTCGGCTGGAGCCTGCCCTTCGCGGCCGCCTGGCCACTCGATGCGCTGGTGGCCGAGAACGGCGCCGTGGCGCTGGTGCCGGTGGCCCGCAGCGGCGGCGGCGTGGAGGTGCAGCGCCTCTATCGCGACGACGCCACCACCCGTGCCGAGCGCTTCACCCGGCTGCAGGAGGTGCTGACGCGCATCGAGCGCGAGGTGCCGGGCGCCGTGCGCGCCACCGACTCGCCGGGCCGCGAGACCGACATCGCCATCGACCACAGCGAATTCGCCCGGCTTGACGAGGCGAGCATCGCCGCGGTCGTGGCCCTGATGCGCGCCGAGGGCCTGAACGCCACCGTCAGCAGCATCCACATCAACGGCTGGCTGGGCGACCACGACAAGCTGGTCGGGGCGCACTGGGTGGTGCGAGCCCTGCTCGGCCGCGGGCTCGACGCCGAGATCGACCGCTGGGCCTACGTCGGCGACTCGACCAACGACCAGTTGATGTTCGGCGCGCTGGCCAACAGCGTGGCGGTGGCCAATGTGCGGCGCTTCCTGCCGCAACTGCGCCAGTTGCCGCGCTACATCACGCGCTCGGAACGAGGCGCCGGTTTTGCCGAAGTGGCGCGGGCCGTGCTGGAAGTGCATCCCGGCTCGGCCTGA
- the ureG gene encoding urease accessory protein UreG — translation MTNALHTIAHRTKKLPPLRVGIGGPVGSGKTTLLEMLCKSMRDKWDLVAITNDIYTKEDQRLLTISGALPVERIEGVETGGCPHTAIREDCSINLEAIDRMLEKFPNADVVFVESGGDNLAATFSPELSDLTIYVIDVAAGEKIPRKGGPGITKSDLFIINKTDLAPHVGADLSVMEADTRRMRPERPFVMTNLRTKAGLDEVVAFIEKKGMLV, via the coding sequence ATGACAAACGCTCTTCACACCATCGCCCATCGCACCAAGAAGCTGCCGCCGCTGCGGGTGGGCATCGGCGGGCCGGTCGGTTCCGGCAAGACCACGCTGCTGGAGATGCTCTGCAAGTCCATGCGCGACAAGTGGGACCTGGTGGCGATCACCAACGATATCTACACCAAGGAAGACCAGCGGCTGCTGACCATCAGCGGCGCGCTGCCGGTCGAGCGCATCGAGGGGGTGGAAACAGGCGGCTGCCCGCACACGGCGATCCGCGAGGATTGCTCGATCAACCTCGAGGCCATCGACCGCATGCTGGAGAAGTTTCCGAACGCCGACGTGGTGTTCGTGGAGTCGGGCGGCGACAACCTGGCGGCCACCTTCAGCCCCGAGCTGAGCGACCTGACGATCTACGTGATCGACGTGGCGGCCGGCGAGAAGATTCCGCGCAAGGGCGGCCCGGGCATCACCAAGAGCGACCTGTTCATCATCAACAAGACCGACCTCGCGCCGCACGTGGGCGCGGACCTGTCGGTGATGGAAGCCGACACCCGCCGCATGCGGCCGGAACGGCCCTTCGTGATGACCAACCTCCGCACCAAGGCAGGCCTGGACGAAGTGGTGGCCTTCATCGAGAAGAAGGGCATGCTGGTCTGA
- a CDS encoding urease accessory protein UreF — translation MTAFTPGLLQLIWLASPALPVGGFSYSEGLEAAVEWAGVGSEAAACDWISGQLHLSLSRCDLPVLLQAVTAARAADASRLRTLDAWIRQTRETSEFRLQTEQMGRSLADWLRGLHGADASLFAGWQPTYPVAFAVAAARTAASAEDIAAAFCFGWAENMVQTAIKSVPLGQSAGQRILARLADEIPVALAHAATLDDDSRQALSPMLAILSSRHENQYSRLFRS, via the coding sequence TTGACCGCCTTCACCCCGGGCCTGCTCCAGCTGATCTGGCTGGCCTCGCCGGCCCTGCCGGTGGGCGGGTTCTCGTATTCCGAAGGGCTGGAAGCCGCCGTGGAATGGGCCGGCGTCGGCAGCGAGGCCGCGGCCTGCGACTGGATCTCCGGCCAGCTGCACCTCAGCCTGTCGCGCTGCGACCTGCCGGTGCTGCTGCAGGCGGTGACGGCCGCGCGCGCCGCGGATGCGAGCCGACTGCGCACGCTCGACGCCTGGATCCGCCAGACCCGCGAGACCAGCGAATTCCGCCTGCAGACCGAGCAGATGGGCCGGTCGCTGGCCGATTGGCTGCGCGGCCTGCATGGCGCCGATGCGTCGTTGTTTGCTGGTTGGCAGCCGACCTATCCGGTGGCCTTCGCGGTGGCCGCCGCACGAACGGCAGCCAGCGCCGAGGACATCGCCGCCGCGTTCTGTTTCGGCTGGGCCGAGAACATGGTGCAGACGGCGATCAAGTCGGTGCCGCTGGGCCAGAGCGCCGGCCAGCGCATCCTGGCCCGGTTGGCCGACGAAATACCCGTCGCGCTCGCCCATGCGGCGACGCTCGACGACGACAGCCGCCAGGCACTCAGCCCGATGCTCGCCATCCTCTCGTCCCGCCACGAAAACCAGTATTCCCGTCTTTTTCGAAGTTGA
- the ureE gene encoding urease accessory protein UreE: protein MLTVNKLMPQGKGLAPVLLKRAATVELDWDVRQKSRFDAEDSAGRRLGVFLPRGTLVRGGDVLVAEDGSLVRVIAAPQAVLRITPCVNHGSPFDLVRAAYHLGNRHVQIELTPTCLKIEPDHVLADMLRAMHLIVNEAREGFEPEGGAYAAGGHSHGSHGHDHGHAHSHDHAHDHGHGDHGDHGHKHVQQAHVHGPDCGHDHHGHGHAHDHDHAPAAAPAVVHFHAKRP from the coding sequence ATGCTCACCGTCAACAAACTCATGCCCCAGGGCAAGGGCCTCGCGCCCGTGCTGCTGAAGCGGGCCGCCACCGTGGAACTGGACTGGGACGTGCGCCAGAAGAGCCGGTTCGATGCGGAGGATTCCGCCGGCCGCAGGCTCGGGGTGTTCCTGCCGCGCGGCACGCTGGTGCGCGGCGGTGACGTGCTGGTGGCCGAGGACGGCTCGCTGGTGCGGGTGATCGCGGCACCGCAGGCGGTGCTGCGCATCACGCCCTGCGTGAACCACGGCAGCCCCTTCGACCTGGTCCGCGCCGCCTATCACCTGGGCAACCGGCATGTGCAGATCGAGCTCACGCCGACCTGCCTGAAGATCGAGCCCGATCATGTGCTGGCCGACATGCTGCGGGCGATGCACCTCATCGTGAACGAAGCGCGGGAAGGCTTCGAGCCGGAAGGTGGCGCGTACGCGGCCGGCGGGCATTCGCATGGATCGCACGGCCATGACCATGGTCACGCGCATTCGCACGATCACGCGCACGACCATGGTCACGGCGATCACGGCGATCACGGCCACAAGCATGTCCAGCAGGCGCATGTCCATGGTCCGGACTGCGGTCATGACCACCACGGTCATGGCCATGCGCACGATCACGACCATGCGCCAGCCGCCGCGCCGGCCGTCGTCCACTTCCACGCCAAGCGCCCTTGA
- the ureC gene encoding urease subunit alpha — MATIGRRAYAEIFGPTVGDRVRLADTDLIIEVERDYTLAAGGYGEEVKFGGGKTIRDGMAQSQRTNAQGAMDLVLTNALILDHWGIVKADIGIQGGRIVRIGKAGNPDTQPGVDIVIGPGTEILSCEGSIVTAGAIDSHIHFIAPQQIEEALASGTTTMLGGGTGPATGTLATTSTPGPWNIERMMQAADAFPMNLGFLGKGNASRPEALREQAEAGVIGLKLHEDWGTTPAAIDTCLSVADEHDIQVAIHSDTLNESGFVENTIAATKGRGLCAFHTEGAGGGHAPDILRVVGEDNFLPSSTNPTMPYTVNTLDEHVDMLMVCHHLDAAIAEDLAFAESRIRKETIAAEDVLHDLGAISMFSSDSQAMGRVGEITIRCWQTAHKMKGQRGTLPEDNARNDNFRARRYIAKLTINPAIAHGIAHEVGSIEEGKWADLVLWKPAFFGVKPSVVLKGGFIALAAMGDPNASIPTPQPVHYRPMFGAFGGAVAKSSFTFVSQAGLANDVGRKYGLQKMLSPVKNVRDIRKRHMLHNAALPVMEIDAQTYAVRADGQLLTCEPAKVLPMAQRYFLF; from the coding sequence ATGGCCACGATCGGACGACGCGCCTATGCCGAGATCTTCGGCCCCACCGTCGGCGACCGGGTGCGGCTGGCCGACACCGACCTGATCATCGAAGTCGAGCGCGACTACACCCTGGCGGCCGGCGGCTACGGGGAAGAGGTCAAGTTCGGCGGCGGCAAGACCATCCGCGACGGCATGGCGCAGAGCCAGCGCACCAACGCACAGGGCGCCATGGACCTGGTGCTGACCAACGCGCTCATCCTCGACCACTGGGGCATCGTCAAGGCCGACATCGGCATCCAGGGCGGGCGCATCGTCAGGATCGGCAAGGCCGGCAACCCGGACACGCAGCCGGGCGTGGACATCGTCATCGGCCCGGGCACCGAGATCCTGAGCTGCGAGGGCAGCATCGTCACCGCCGGTGCCATCGACAGCCACATCCACTTCATCGCGCCGCAGCAGATCGAGGAAGCCCTCGCCTCGGGCACCACCACCATGCTGGGCGGCGGCACGGGGCCTGCCACCGGCACCCTGGCCACCACCTCCACGCCCGGTCCGTGGAACATCGAACGCATGATGCAGGCGGCCGACGCGTTTCCGATGAACCTGGGTTTTCTGGGCAAGGGCAACGCCAGCCGGCCGGAGGCGCTGCGCGAGCAGGCCGAGGCCGGCGTCATCGGCCTGAAGCTGCACGAGGACTGGGGCACCACGCCCGCGGCCATCGACACCTGCCTGTCGGTCGCCGACGAGCACGACATCCAGGTCGCGATCCACAGCGACACGCTCAACGAATCGGGCTTCGTCGAGAACACCATCGCCGCCACCAAGGGCCGCGGCCTGTGTGCCTTCCACACCGAAGGCGCGGGCGGCGGCCACGCGCCGGACATCCTGCGCGTGGTGGGCGAGGACAACTTCCTGCCCTCGTCGACCAACCCGACCATGCCCTACACCGTCAACACGCTCGACGAACACGTCGACATGCTGATGGTCTGCCACCACCTGGACGCGGCCATCGCCGAAGACCTGGCCTTCGCCGAGAGCCGCATCCGCAAGGAAACCATCGCGGCCGAGGACGTGCTGCACGACCTCGGCGCGATCAGCATGTTCAGCTCCGACAGCCAGGCCATGGGCCGCGTCGGCGAGATCACCATCCGCTGCTGGCAGACGGCGCACAAGATGAAGGGCCAGCGCGGCACGCTGCCCGAGGACAACGCGCGCAACGACAACTTCCGCGCGCGGCGCTACATCGCCAAGCTCACCATCAACCCGGCCATCGCGCACGGCATCGCCCACGAGGTGGGCAGCATCGAGGAAGGCAAGTGGGCCGACCTGGTGCTGTGGAAGCCGGCCTTCTTCGGGGTGAAGCCGAGCGTGGTCCTGAAGGGTGGTTTCATCGCCCTGGCCGCGATGGGCGACCCCAATGCCTCCATTCCCACGCCGCAGCCGGTGCACTACCGCCCCATGTTCGGCGCCTTCGGCGGCGCGGTTGCCAAAAGCTCGTTCACCTTCGTCTCGCAGGCGGGACTGGCCAACGACGTCGGCCGCAAGTACGGGCTGCAGAAGATGCTGTCGCCGGTGAAGAACGTGCGCGACATCCGCAAGCGCCACATGCTGCACAACGCCGCGCTGCCGGTGATGGAGATCGATGCGCAGACCTACGCGGTGCGCGCCGACGGGCAGCTGCTGACCTGCGAGCCGGCGAAGGTGCTGCCGATGGCGCAGCGGTATTTCTTGTTCTAG
- a CDS encoding urease subunit beta — MTPGELLVDDGEHTLNPGRRTTTVLVKNASERPIQVGSHYHFAETNGALDFDRAAARGMRLNIASGTAVRFEPGQQRTVELVDYAGDRVVYGFRALVQGNL; from the coding sequence ATGACGCCCGGTGAACTTCTCGTCGACGACGGCGAACACACGCTCAACCCCGGCCGCCGTACCACCACGGTGCTGGTCAAGAACGCGTCGGAGCGGCCGATCCAGGTCGGCTCGCACTACCACTTCGCCGAGACCAACGGCGCGCTCGACTTCGACCGCGCTGCCGCGCGCGGCATGCGGCTCAACATCGCCAGCGGCACGGCGGTGCGCTTCGAGCCGGGCCAGCAGCGCACGGTCGAGCTGGTCGACTACGCGGGCGATCGCGTCGTCTATGGCTTTCGGGCACTCGTTCAAGGGAATCTGTAA
- a CDS encoding HupE/UreJ family protein gives MLSILFTAASRALPLVAGATPLSALAHPGTDQGGHHAFLSGMLHPMVGADHLAAMVAVGLWSALAARRAWPDLLVAPFAFAAMLLCGALAGLAGFGIAGVEPMIAASVLVMGLLVMTRLHLNASVGAVLVGAFAVFHGLAHGHELAGQSHAAATLAGMLVATVALHAAGIACGWALRHRSRWLPRVAGAAVALFGVALLAGAA, from the coding sequence ATGCTCAGCATTCTTTTCACCGCCGCATCGCGCGCGCTGCCCCTCGTCGCCGGCGCGACGCCGCTGTCGGCCCTGGCCCATCCCGGCACCGACCAGGGCGGCCACCACGCCTTTCTGTCGGGCATGCTGCATCCGATGGTCGGCGCCGACCACCTGGCGGCGATGGTCGCCGTCGGCCTGTGGAGCGCGCTGGCCGCGCGCCGTGCCTGGCCCGACCTGCTGGTCGCGCCGTTCGCCTTCGCCGCCATGCTGCTGTGCGGCGCGCTCGCGGGCCTGGCCGGTTTCGGCATCGCCGGCGTCGAGCCGATGATCGCCGCCTCGGTGCTGGTGATGGGCCTGCTGGTCATGACCCGGCTGCACCTGAACGCGTCGGTCGGCGCGGTGCTCGTCGGCGCATTCGCCGTCTTCCACGGACTGGCGCACGGCCACGAGCTCGCCGGCCAGTCGCATGCCGCCGCCACCCTGGCCGGCATGCTGGTGGCCACGGTCGCACTGCACGCCGCCGGCATCGCCTGCGGCTGGGCGCTGCGCCATCGCAGCCGCTGGCTGCCGCGCGTGGCGGGCGCCGCCGTCGCGCTCTTCGGCGTGGCTTTGCTCGCCGGTGCCGCCTGA
- a CDS encoding urease subunit gamma, translating to MELTPREKDKLLIFTAALLAERRKGRGLKLNYPEAVALISASVMEGARDGKTVAQLMSEGRDVLSRADVMDGVPEMIPDIQVEATFPDGTKLVTVHQPIP from the coding sequence ATGGAACTCACGCCCCGCGAAAAAGACAAGTTGCTGATCTTCACCGCCGCCCTGCTGGCCGAGCGCCGCAAGGGCCGCGGACTCAAGCTCAACTATCCGGAAGCCGTCGCGCTGATCAGCGCCTCGGTCATGGAAGGCGCTCGCGACGGCAAGACCGTGGCGCAGCTCATGAGCGAAGGCCGTGACGTGCTGAGCCGCGCCGACGTGATGGACGGCGTGCCCGAGATGATTCCGGACATCCAGGTCGAGGCCACCTTCCCCGATGGCACAAAACTTGTGACGGTCCACCAGCCCATTCCCTGA